cccttgcctCCACAGTCAGACCAGGGGTGGCTCactgaggtaaaaaaaaatcacttgactTCTGATTTGGAGGCCTGAGTCTAAATGCTGGCTCTGGCAGGAATTCCCTTGGTATCCTGGGCAAATGATTTTCTCTcatctgtgccttggtttccatGTCTGGGACATGATGGAGTTGAACCGTTTCTCCAAACAATAACATTCCAGGATTAAAGTCTATCCAGTGAAATCTGATTATGCAAGAAACTTAATCACTCCAGGTGGTTCCACCATTTAAAAGAGGAGCTGGTTAACCCAAATGAGTGTCTAATTGGCAGCCTGTGGCGGGGGAGCTCCCCAAAGCGAAGCGGGGAGGCCTTCCAAATTCCTTCACCTGCTCCAAGGCCTCAGGCTCCTCCACCCACTCAAGGACAGACAGCTGAGGGCACCCTCTGCCCCTCAGGCAAGAAAGATTCTGCCCTCATTCCAAGGGCTCTCAGAAGCTATCAGCTGCTCAAGCCAACTTCTGTCATTCCTGGGACTCATGGAGGGGAAATGTGGCTGGAGAGCAGTAAGTTCAGATAAACAGAGGAACCTAACATACAAGCCACCTGGGAGCTTGAACTTGGGAGTGCAGTCATGGAAGAAACGCTGGCCTGGCAGTCAGAGGGCAGCTGGGTCCTAGGCCATGTGGCCAGGTCACTGAACCCCAGCTTGGTTTTCCTCTTCTTTACCCTGGGACTGTAACCAACTCTGCCAGCCTGGCTTGGCTGTGGTGGGCACCATGAGGCCCAGGCTGCATCTAATGTTTGGTGTAAAATGCTGCACAAATGCAAAGCAGTGCTGACTGTGTTCATGTCTGTAGCTGCAAATACCTGCACAGTAATAATCACACAGCGCTGTGCTCCTCCCCCAGCTTCGAGTATGTGCTGTTGAAACTAGAAGATGCTAAATCACTCTCGAGCTGTTTTAAGGATTAGGCAGAAATGTTAATGGCAACAGATGTTGGCTTGTTCCCTGTAGGAGGATTTAGGCTGAGGGGAAGTAGTACTGCTGGCTTCAGCCCAAATCATGGCCAAGCCCTTTCTCTGACCTACTGTTCAACCCGGAGAGCAGAATGGGTGTGGTTTCTGCCCCGAGGTTGAGAAGCGGAACTTCATCTAGGGCTGGCCTGAATAGGACAATGATCTCTCGCAAGAAGAGCTGATTCAAACTTGAGGGGAAATGAGGAACCTCAAATGCAGCCTGCAGCCCAAGTTTCTCCTGGCAGCCCCGGCAGAGATGAAAGCGCTGGGTTCTCGTGGGTTTGCAGACACCCCCAGGGCCCTGTACAGTGAGTGAGACCTGGTTGGTCAAGGTAGTTGCTCAAGGCCTTCTGGATCTAACATTCTGGGACACCATGGAAATGGATGAAGACAAGCCAACCCCAGGATTGTCCCAGAAAGTATCACGCTTCCTCCTTCCGCACTTGGCAGCGAGGTGGCCACATTCTTGGAGAGTGAGAGAGTGGCTGTGTTGACAGCACAGTCTAGAATCGGTGCAGTGTCCAAAACACTCAAAGAGCAGAGCCTGAAGTCGCTCCAGGAAAAGACTTCAGGGAGCTCTGGCACCTTCGGACAGATGGCTACACCCTGGCCTTCTGAAGGCTCTCCCGCACTCACCTTTGAACGGGGGCTGGGCTCGAGTCATCAGGAAGAGGCTCTTGCTCTTCTTGCTCTGCTGCTCCTGGTGGGTGTAGTAACCCAGCGTGGTGCAGCGGCCCTTCTTGCAGCTCAGGCACAGGCCCTGGCTGAAGCTGTCCATGTCCTTGCACAGGTAGGCCGTGCTCTGCATGCCGGGGTGCAGCACGGAGTCGATGAACAGGTGCACTGACCGCTCGTGGGCACATTTGATGGTCCGGGTGATGGCTGGAACACAGGACAGGAGGGACATTATTGCCCCTTGGCCCGGAGGGTTGCCTCATTTCTTAGGGCAGAGAAATAGCACATTGAGAAGGAGGAGATTGCAGAGGTCAAGCCTCTGATGACAGTGGATGTGACAACTGAAAGCTCCACAAAGAGTAAACCCGTGGAAGCCACAGGGTAGAGGCATAATCCCAGGCTCTGAGGGGCTGCTGTATGTTACAGTAGGTGTTTTAATAGGAGCCCCAAGTCACTAAGAATATAATGAATTCTTTGAGCAAGTGGGATAGTGTAattcatttcagaaatattttagtcTCATATGGTTAAAAATGCACAAGtgcagagtttccactgtggcttagctggttaagaacctgacatagtgtcttgGAGGaggtggattcaatctctggccttgctcagtgagttaaggatctggtgttgccacaagctgtggtgtaggttgcagctcagatcttgtgttgctgtggctgtggtgtaggcctacagctgcagctccgattcaaccccaagcctgggaacagctatatgctgcaggtgcggctgttaaaagaaaaaaagtacacaagTGCGGATGCTTTAGGGGCCAGTTATCAGAACAGGCTTGTATGGAATGCCTCTGAATGAAGTTGGGTAAACCAATGCTCAGGCACGCTTGGGACGTGGCTAATGGTCTGATGAGAGCCGAGGCCTCCCCTGCCACGTCCCAAGGGAGCCAGTGCATGCCTGAGGTAAGTGGCCTGTGACACTAGCAGGGGGATTGGCTTGTAGAAGGACATGCCCCAATGATAAGGTCTGAATGGGCCTAACTCCAAACAGCAAGTTGAGGAGGTTTATCAACCAAAGCTTTTGACCTTTGGGGTGGGGTTTGTTTTGGGGTCTCTAAATCTTAATTTGATCTTAAGCGAAGTATGCTCTAGGAATGTTAGGAACCACCATGAGACAGGGCAAGTACCTCATGTGAAGGTGGAGTACAGGGAGCTTTGCCAGAAGCTGATTTCCCCAGGATTACTCATCTCAGTTCTTGGTGACTAGTGGCTATATTTGCTGAGTCTCCACCATGGGGCAGGCACTGCACCAACTGCCTGTCTGGATCTTTAAATCCTTGAGACAGCCattacaagtgagaaaactgagcttCAGGGACATTCACTAACTGACTCAAGCTCACCTAACCAGGTGGTGTTGAGGATGGTAAAGCAGTTATCTAGTGACTGAGGTAACAAACATAAgagtgaagaaaactgaaaaaccaCACCGCGCCCAGGGCGCGCTATGTCAACATACATGCTTTCATCAATCTGCAGTCTATCGCAAAAGAGAAAATGGCTATAGTTGGTTGGAGGTGCATTTGCCAGGCAAGGAGTTAATGAACACTGTCCTAGGGGTGTGTCAAGCTTAGGGAGGGTGCAGATCTGGGAAGAGGGCAGGAAGGTCATGGGGAACTGCTGGTGATGGGAGGGGTAGTGACTGGAGGAAGATGTCCTGATAAGAGGAAGTTCCTCAAAAGTTCTCTCAGGCGAGGGTGGGTGGAAGGCTGGGAGTCTGGCCAAAATGAGATAATGTTGGAGTGTGAAGGTCATTCTGATAGCTGAGCCCTGAAGGCAGTGGTATCATCACTAGAGGGTGTGTTCTCAGCTCAGTTTTAGATGACTGGGATGAGAAgggagggtgaggggtgggggttcTTCAGTTGGCTTAGAGTGGGTGAGttggcctttctttctttctctctctctctctgtctttctttctttctttcttttttttttttttgggctgtacccatggcatatggaagttctcaggctagggatcaaattggagctgcagctgccagcctactcatagccacagcaatgccagatccaagccacatctgtgacctatattgcagctcatggcactgctggattaaccccctgagcggggacagggattgaacctgcaccctcatggatactagtctggttcgttactgttgagccataacaggaatgcTGGCATTCCTTAATCAGggtgatattttataataatgagaCATTTGGAATGCCTATGAAAGGTATGGTTTCTGCTGACACTTTTGTTCTTTAATCCTGCACCTGTTATCAATGTGCACATTAATGTTGTGGTTTTAGGGTTTGAGAGAGAAGTGGGATCACAACACAGATAATGCCACATTCAGTTTCTGCCCTGAGATGAAGGAAGTCACAAGGACCTATTTAGAGCTGGACTTTGCCCTGTAGGGTTAGCGGGAGCAGCCTTAGACCAGGGATCAAGAAACcatgatctaggagttcctgtttgtggctcagctggctgagaacctgacacagtgtctgtgaggatgagggttcaatccctggcctcactcagtgggttaaaagatccagcattgccgcaagctgcagtgtaggacacatatgcagtttggatcctatgttgctgtctgtgcctgtggtgtaggctggcagctgcagctccaattcaacccctagcctgggaacttccatatgctgcaaaaagaGGCGGGGGGGAACCTTGAGCTATTAAGTGGATCATTATGGGGCCCAGAATAGAGGAAGCCCCCTGAATGAGGAAGCATCAGAGAAAGCTTTCAGAAGGGGTAGTACCAGGGAGAGACTTTGCTGGGCACACTGGGTGGGTGAAAAGTGGGGACTCCAGTGGTGTCTCTCTCACCCTCAGTGCTTGGGCTTCAGGGACCACTGCTGCAGAGGAGGGGCCTGCCTGGGCAAAGGCAGCCCTTACCCACGCGCACAGGCCCTGTCTCTGAGTGGACTTAGAGATCGTTCACCCTGGTCCCCGTCCTTGCCAAACTCTTCCCAGAATCCCCCAGATTAGCTCCTCCTGGGTCCTGAGGCTCCATGCAAGTGTGGGGAGGTAAACCAGCCTAGGCCAGGGTCTTCTTTCTCACCATTCAAGCCGTGCGTTGCAATGTGTTTGTAGAGCTCTAGCAAGTGACAGCCAGGCTGGAAGGAGCCCCCATTGGGGTAGAAGTCATAGTGCGCTATGGGCCTTTTGATGCCCACGCTCAGGCCCATGTGCTCCCGGGTAAAGGTGTGAATGGCGTCCACAAAATTGGCGTCATCCGGTGAAAGACGGTCTCTGGGAGAAGCTCTTTCAAACAAAGGTCCCGCTGCATCCAGCCCTAATAGGGAATCAAGGGGGAGGGTtaggtgggggtgtggggagggcaggagaaaGGCTCTTTTCAGCTTTTTGATGTTATTACACATTCATGAACtagcaggaagaagaaaatcctggGGCATAATCTTTCTCTAGGAAATCTTGCCACAACCTTTTTGGAATAAAACCACAGTAATTCATGGTGCTAAAAAATCGGCTACCAGCTGGGCATTATCTAtggggtaaaaaagaaaaaggtttgcAGGAACCATTCAGTGATAGAAGTAAGGTTATGAGGGAATGCTTGATTTATTTAAGCAAATCAATTTGAAGTACCTCTCCAGCTACTTTCAAGAGCATCTGTTTGCATACAAAAAACCACTGTGCTTATTGTAAGTGGTTCTAACCTACCCATCAAAGAAAGAATTTATCTGCTTGCCTGTTGTCAATAATTTCCCTAAACAAGCTGGCTCTCCCCCTACACTAATGTCATTTCATTGGAATGTTCAGAACAGCCTTGTGACATTATTGTTCTCTGGGAAAAATGTGAGCAGATAGGACTGCTCACAGTTCTGGTCCTTAAGTGACACTTAGGTTTGCATGAGACAAGTGGCAGCTCCTGGCTAACTGTAATTGGGGCGTATTTATGCAGTCCTAAAGTTTTTTCTCTATCTTTTGCtttaccccttttttttttttttttgtctttttagggccacacttgtggtgtatgaaggctcccaggctacgggtcaaattggagttgtagctgcaggcctacgccagagccacagccgcgcagatctgagccttgtctgcaacctttaccacagctcacagcaacaccagatacttcacccactgagtgaggccagggatgcaaagtgcaacctcatggatactagtcagattcgtttccgctaagccacaacaggaattcccctgcTTTACCTTTTCTGAAGGATATTCTGTTATCCCACATCAGCCCTGGTTTCCATCCCTGTTGACAGGGGAATTGACAGGGGGCCATGACAGGCCCTGCTCTCCAGCCCTCCCCTGTGATTACAATGAAGGATGTCTATGTGGGATTTACACTGCTTTCTTCATCAGGCTGACTATAAGATGACAACAGAGTAGTTAGGTGTCCTGCTGCCTCTGACATGTATGGGCCTGGCTAATAATGCCTGATGTGGCCTGTGACACCAGGCAGTGTGGAGAGGGCCCCCAGAAGGTTCTCATGGGAGGTCTGCTTAACCCGCTGCCCCTAGGCTATTGAGGGTTAAATCATGGAGGGTGTCAATTACTGTTCTGTGGACCTGGCTGCCTTTGTCATCagcaagatgggaaaaaaaaaaaaaaaaaaaaaaaaaaaaacaaaacaggaccaGAAAATGAGTTCTCATCATGACAAATCTGGTTTGTTTAAATGTCTGCTATTTTcagcgttcccgtcatggctcagtggttaatgaatctgactaggaaccatgaggttgcaggtttgatccctggcttctctcagtgagttaaggatctggcgttgccgtgagctgttgcataggttgcagacgcggctcagatcccgcgttgctgtggcttgagcgtaggctggtggctatggctccgattcgacccctagcctgggaacctccatataccacaggagcagccctagaaatggcaaagagacaaaaaataaatagatgtctgctattttcccttttttttcagtgttaaatCTCTTCTTTTATGAAGTAATGCTATCAGTAGATAGTAGTTGccaaaaaatgttctttcttgaCAAAATAAAAGGTCACAGCCATACTATTCatcttaaaatttgtttgaatTGGTTTTGCTTATCAAGTACTGTTTTTACCTGTTAGGTCTTGAAGGATGCATAGGAGTTTGGTAGGTAAGACTAGGGCTTGTTGTTTCAGACAAAGGGAACAATGACTGAACAGGCCCAGAAGCACAAGGGGCCATGGCTTATTGGTAGACTAGAGAAGAATCTGGTGTTCCTAGAAGCCTAGAACTACAGGAAAGGAACAGCAGGAGGAGAAGTTTGAGAGCTCCAGAGACCCTGATCTGACAAGGGCCTAGCCTGGGCCTCCTGCGTTTTACGCTGTAGGAATCAGCGGGCTCAGGAGCCATTTCATCAGGTGTGTTCTTCGGAATGTGACTCGGGCAGCAGGAAGGGATGAGGTTTATGTCAGGGTCGCCTGGTAGGAAAGGCCATCCTGCACATCCTCAGCTCTTTCTGGGTATCTAGGGGGCATTCTAAGCTGGCATAGAGCTAGGCGTGAGGTTTTGGTGCAGAGATCCCTCCTTCAGTCCAAATGAACCCCAGAGGTAGACCCCATGTATTTCACAAATGTAGAAACTGGGGTAGAAATGTGTCTGTTATAGCAAATTTAGAGCTGTCAgtcttctagcttttttttttttttttccttctttttacagccacacctgtggcacatggaagttcctgggctaggggtcaaattggagctacagctgctggcctataccacagccacaccagatccaagccacatctgtgacctatactatagcttgcagcaatgctgtattcttaacccactgagtgaggccagagatcgaacccacagagactgtgtcgggttcttaagccactgagccacaacgggatttCCAGGGCTGTCATTCTTTAACTCACACTGggcttttaaaattataggttGAAAATAAACTCTTTTCTGCTATCTACATTTTAGGACCTGTTTGGCATGACTATGAGAGACATTTGTTTGAGGAAAGGCCATAGGAAGTGAGGCTGTGATTGGATCTAAATTCTCTTGGAAGAGCAATCTATGACAGTGGTCATGTTTGAAATAAATAGTGCTACGAGTCCTCCTGTGAACTCTAACAGAGCTTGAAGGAAGCTGGGGGTGTGTTAATTATGAGCCTGCTAGAAAAGCAGGTCCTTACTCCACGCCGAGGGACAGTTGTAGAGATTACAGTTGCTACTTATCAGGCATGGTTACCTGTAATTCTCCCAATCTTGTGCTTTCTGCCCATGTAACTGCCAGCGAATCCGGCGACGTGTGCACCCAGGCTGTACCCAATTAGATGAACCTTgcttggagaaaaatgaacagattcCTGGAAGACAGCAGTGAGGTGGTTGTAGAAGGGGGAGGAGAGCTGCCTGGGTAAAGCCTTTGGGGGGTCCAGCTTGTTCTGGGCTCTCTCTGTTCTTTGTGCCTGATCATAAGTGAGGTGCTTAAGTCCTACTCAGGACCCAAACTGGTTTCTCACCTTGCTAACCCTGTCCTGTTGGCTTTTGGGCTCAGCTACCTGGGGTCCTGCCTGGTGATGCTGCTTCCTGTCCACCTGGCTTCACCTGGATGTTAATGCCTTGCAGAAGTGATCCCATTCATTCATGTGGGACTTCGGTAGTTCacaggttttgggggtttttttccttctttttttgtctttttagggcctcacctgaggtaTATGAAgttcaccaggctaggggtggaatcagagtcgcagctgccagcctatgccacagccacagcaatgcaggatctgagctgcatctgtgaccttcattgtaacttgtggcaatgctggatctttaacccattgagtgagagtagggattgaacctgcatcttcagggatactatcCGGGTAAttaaccagctgagctacaatgggaactccctacagggTGTGTTTAGATCCCTTAGCACATCCAAGGAAGTGAGCATAAAAGTAATAGTGGATGGGGGAGTAGGGGCAGATCATTCCACAAAATAGGGGTTCAAGGAAGGCATCTGAGAGAGCCCTGGGGGTCCATTCTCTGTCCTGTGCCTTCCTATTCCTGTGAGCTTAGCAGAAGTGTTTTTCCTGTATGCGCTGCTATAGGAGACCAGCTCAATTGTcttggaggaagggagaagaggggagggggagggggagggggcggaggtggggatgggggtaggGTGAAGGTCAGGGCAGGTCTCACCTCCAGCCACCGGAGAAGAGCCTTGATCTCCCCGCCAACGAGGCGGGTGTTGCGGACAGCCATGGTATAGTGGTTGTGGGCCAGGGTGACCCAGTCTGCCAGCCCCACGTTCACTGGCTGGGCCAGCTGAGACTTCAGTGCCGCCACCATCTGCAAGACCCAGTCTTCCAGCAAGCCATCCATCTGAGGGTGGGCCCACAGGGTCATCAGCGTTACTAGGAGGGCATAGCAAGGGAGCACCACGCTagcttcctctctctcctggTTCACCTCTCTTCTCCAACTCTTAGCTCATGCTAGGTCCTTCTCTCCAAGAGAAAGGGCTTGGCAAGAggcttctcaacctcagcaccatCTGGAGCCAGATACCTCTTTGTTGTGGGGCGGTTCTGTGGCTGTTCAGTAGCATCTctgcctccccccacacccccggtCCCCAAGTTGTAAATGCCAAAATTGTCTTGAGTTTTCCCGTGCCCCCTGGGTACTACTCCCGCCTCTCAAAAGGGAGCTGTTTTCTGATCATTGCCCTATTTTAGGACTTTCCAAGCCTTAAAACGATGAAAATGTCTCTGTAAATCAGGTAGAAAGACCACCTGTCCTTTGAGGGTCAGCTCCAGCGCCACCTCTTCTGGGGAGGGGCTGTGCTGCCGCGCCTCTGAATCCCACCCTCACTGGCTCTGCTCTGCCCTGCTAGCACCGTAAGCAGGacagagtaggcactcaataaatgtttatggagAATCGTTCTGTGTAGGTACCCTGTTTGAGAGCTAGTTTGCAGGGCGCTCCTGAAGGACAAAGGAATTTGTGCTGTGTCTTGAAGGGTAAATAGCAGTTTGCTTAGAAGAATCGAGGTGGGCAGGTGAATGCGTGGACGGTGGTGTctagggcattccaggcagaaggaagagcacGTGCAGAAGTGCAGATTCACAAAAGGGCAGTGGGGTACATCTGGGGAGAGCAGTCATTCAGGTGTGATTGAAGGCAAGAACACAGAGGTGGCACTGGTAACAATACTGATGGTTTGGCATGTGATTCTGGGTT
The Sus scrofa isolate TJ Tabasco breed Duroc chromosome 1, Sscrofa11.1, whole genome shotgun sequence DNA segment above includes these coding regions:
- the LIPC gene encoding hepatic triacylglycerol lipase precursor (The RefSeq protein has 1 substitution compared to this genomic sequence) → MESSPCVSIFLVLCIFIQSSAHGQSLGLELLGRRSRAAETKETLQETKTTRFLLFREETDQGCQIRLDHLDTLQQCGFNSSLPLVMIIHGWLMDGLLEDWVLQMVAALKSQLAQPANVGLADWVTLAHNHYTMAVRNTRLVGGEIKALLRWLEESVHFSPSKVHLIGYSLGAHVAGFAGSYMGRKHKIGRITGLDAAGPLFERASPRDRLSPDDANFVDAIHTFTREHMGLSVGIKRPIAHYDFYPNGGSFQPGCHLLELYKHIATHGLNAITRTIKCAHERSVHLFIDSVLHPGMQSTAYLCKDMDSFSQGLCLSCKKGRCTTLGYYTHQEQQSKKSKSLFLMTRAQPPFKVYHYQFKIQFINQTEKPVEPAFSMSLLGTKEEMQKIPITLSKGIISNKTYSFLITLDVDIGELIMIKFKWENSAAWANVWNTVQIIIPWGREPVYSGLVLKSIKVKAGETQQRMTFCPENMNDLQLHPTQEKTFVRCEANSKKLKRKIR
- the LIPC gene encoding hepatic triacylglycerol lipase isoform X1, whose product is MESSPCVSIFLVLCIFIQSSAHGQSLGLELLGRRSRAAETKETLQETKTTRFLLFREETDQGCQIRLDHLDTLQQCGFNSSLPLVMIIHGWLMDGLLEDWVLQMVAALKSQLAQPVNVGLADWVTLAHNHYTMAVRNTRLVGGEIKALLRWLEESVHFSPSKVHLIGYSLGAHVAGFAGSYMGRKHKIGRITGLDAAGPLFERASPRDRLSPDDANFVDAIHTFTREHMGLSVGIKRPIAHYDFYPNGGSFQPGCHLLELYKHIATHGLNAITRTIKCAHERSVHLFIDSVLHPGMQSTAYLCKDMDSFSQGLCLSCKKGRCTTLGYYTHQEQQSKKSKSLFLMTRAQPPFKVYHYQFKIQFINQTEKPVEPAFSMSLLGTKEEMQKIPITLSKGIISNKTYSFLITLDVDIGELIMIKFKWENSAAWANVWNTVQIIIPWGREPVYSGLVLKSIKVKAGETQQRMTFCPENMNDLQLHPTQEKTFVRCEANSKKLKRKIR
- the LIPC gene encoding hepatic triacylglycerol lipase isoform X2, which encodes MHGKPKVPLSQHQESERELLGRRSRAAETKETLQETKTTRFLLFREETDQGCQIRLDHLDTLQQCGFNSSLPLVMIIHGWLMDGLLEDWVLQMVAALKSQLAQPVNVGLADWVTLAHNHYTMAVRNTRLVGGEIKALLRWLEESVHFSPSKVHLIGYSLGAHVAGFAGSYMGRKHKIGRITGLDAAGPLFERASPRDRLSPDDANFVDAIHTFTREHMGLSVGIKRPIAHYDFYPNGGSFQPGCHLLELYKHIATHGLNAITRTIKCAHERSVHLFIDSVLHPGMQSTAYLCKDMDSFSQGLCLSCKKGRCTTLGYYTHQEQQSKKSKSLFLMTRAQPPFKVYHYQFKIQFINQTEKPVEPAFSMSLLGTKEEMQKIPITLSKGIISNKTYSFLITLDVDIGELIMIKFKWENSAAWANVWNTVQIIIPWGREPVYSGLVLKSIKVKAGETQQRMTFCPENMNDLQLHPTQEKTFVRCEANSKKLKRKIR
- the LIPC gene encoding hepatic triacylglycerol lipase isoform X3 — its product is MTLWAHPQMDGLLEDWVLQMVAALKSQLAQPVNVGLADWVTLAHNHYTMAVRNTRLVGGEIKALLRWLEESVHFSPSKVHLIGYSLGAHVAGFAGSYMGRKHKIGRITGLDAAGPLFERASPRDRLSPDDANFVDAIHTFTREHMGLSVGIKRPIAHYDFYPNGGSFQPGCHLLELYKHIATHGLNAITRTIKCAHERSVHLFIDSVLHPGMQSTAYLCKDMDSFSQGLCLSCKKGRCTTLGYYTHQEQQSKKSKSLFLMTRAQPPFKVYHYQFKIQFINQTEKPVEPAFSMSLLGTKEEMQKIPITLSKGIISNKTYSFLITLDVDIGELIMIKFKWENSAAWANVWNTVQIIIPWGREPVYSGLVLKSIKVKAGETQQRMTFCPENMNDLQLHPTQEKTFVRCEANSKKLKRKIR